Proteins encoded within one genomic window of Gallus gallus isolate bGalGal1 chromosome 1, bGalGal1.mat.broiler.GRCg7b, whole genome shotgun sequence:
- the ZFP2 gene encoding zinc finger protein 501: MGDIQKAQPHQERPARADLHPFTSRRPTTDTLWDPDERPDCKQELEMENEMKLSFGKRQGKGAPRVMAVWECEDGGGTPIGKVVLAGDRPDPPVCGNGTIWIQQVGEKTYDCPECGKNFSRSSYLSQHQRIHLAEKPFSCSECGKSFTRNSDLIKHQRIHTGEKPYQCNECEKTFSQRSNVIRHQRTHTGERHYQCNECGKSFSQNSHLVVHQRSHRGEKPFHCPRCEKSFSDRSSLIIHRRVHTGEKPHKCQVCGKRFRDSSAIIRHQRIHTGEKPYECTECGKTFRQSSSLVTHMRTHTGEKPYKCPVCGKSFSQSSALTTHRRIHRGKVLPLYHGSLLPSPYQCAECGRRCSDHPSLIKHQTTHVEERPYICVECGDSFRRSSALNVHLRIHRGERPYKCEECEKTFRHSSALGAHLRIHAGSKPYECGECGKSFRKSSTLQVHLQIHVAKKPYKCTVGRRTLSSCSLLP, from the coding sequence ATGGGTGACATACAGAAGGCTCAACCTCATCAGGAAAGGCCTGCGAGAGCTGACTTGCACCCATTCACCTCCAGAAGGCCCACTACAGATACCCTCTGGGACCCTGATGAAAGACCAGACTgcaagcaggagctggagatggAAAATGAGATGAAGCTGTCTTTTGGAAAGAGGCAGGGAAAGGGAGCTCCCCGTGTGATGGCAGTGTGGGAGTGCGAGGATGGTGGTGGCACTCCCATTGGCAAGGTGGTCCTTGCTGGGGACAGACCAGACCCTCCTGTATGTGGGAATGGCACCATTTGGATTCAGCAGGTGGGAGAGAAAACCTATGATTGTCCCGAATGTGGGAAGAACTTCAGCCGGAGCTCGTATCTCAGCCAGCACCAGAGGATCCACCTGGCAGAGAAACCCTTCAGCTGCTCTGAATGTGGGAAGAGTTTCACGCGCAACTCGGACCTGATCAAACACCAGCGGATCCACACAGGTGAGAAGCCCTACCAGTGCAATGAGTGTGAGAAGACCTTCAGCCAGAGGTCCAATGTGATCAGGCACCAGCGGACCCACACGGGAGAGAGACACTACCAGTGCAATGAGTGCGGGAAGAGCTTCAGCCAGAACTCGCATCTCGTCGTCCATCAGAGAAGCCACAGAGGTGAGAAACCATTTCACTGCCCCCGCTGTGAGAAAAGCTTCAGCGACCGCTCCTCCCTGATCATACACCGGAGGGTCCACACTGGAGAGAAACCCCACAAGTGCCAGGTATGTGGGAAACGCTTCCGGGACAGCTCAGCCATCATTCGGCATCAGAggatccacacaggagagaaacCCTACGAATGCACCGAATGTGGGAAGACCTTCCGCCAGAGTTCCTCGCTGGTGACCCACATGCGGACGCATACGGGAGAGAAACCCTACAAGTGCCCCGTGTGCGGGAAGAGCTTCAGCCAGAGCTCGGCACTCACCACGCATCGCCGCATCCACAGGGGAAAGGTGTTGCCCCTGTACCACGGCAGCCTCTTGCCCAGCCCCTACCAGTGTGCTGAGTGCGGCAGGCGGTGCAGCGACCACCCCTCTCTCATCAAGCACCAGACCACGCACGTGGAGGAGCGGCCCTACATCTGCGTGGAGTGTGGGGACAGCTTCCGTCGGAGCTCAGCACTCAATGTCCACTTGAGGATCCACCGCGGGGAGAGGCCCTACAAATGTGAGGAATGTGAGAAAACCTTCCGGCACAGCTCAGCTTTGGGCGCACACTTGAGGATCCATGCGGGATCCAAGCCCTACGAGTGCGGtgagtgtgggaaaagcttcCGGAAAAGCTCGACGCTTCAAGTGCATTTGCAAATCCACGTGGCCAAGAAACCTTATAAATGTACTGTGGGTAGGAGGACTCTCTCTTCTTGCTCTCTTCTCCCATAG
- the LOC101748011 gene encoding acrosin-binding protein-like, with the protein MSVMQALLILFVLSGWGPWVGKAKQLGTPLSNDEYRQFFRSLRTAQRASTTCHLRMLYGCQNPVVQRLDEYENHGVIPEGPICSELPGTSFFPNFCAFAFYHCTTKRYFIKRTACTGEHKANLSSTQNFNSVALSSDAALSAIFSPQPIFPTSLSITQPSSSSPNTEGADISSSSPDGMPQLGNTQPSTSHPTGVTLSSQQQGQLPATNIEDLLLRLQDRHVQSLLHTMQQLLTMGKAVMEEELQAAALRLLVALNNASVSQRATNTEHGRKK; encoded by the exons ATGTCAGTCATGCAGGCTCTCCTCATTCTGTTCG TGCTGTCAGGTTGGGGCCCTTGGGttggaaaggcaaagcaacTGGGCACGCCACTCTCCAATGACGAGTACCGCCAGTTCTTCAGGTCCCTTCGGACCGCTCAACGCGCCAGCACCACCTGCCACCTCCGCATGCTGTACGGCTGCCAGAACCCCGTGGTCCAGAGACTGGACGAGTACGAAAACCATGGAGTCATCCCAGAAG GACCCATATGCTCTGAACTGCCAGGAACATCCTTCTTCCCCAACTTCtgtgcatttgctttttatcaCTGCACTACAAAAAGGTATTTCATTAAG CGGACTGCATGCACAGGAGAGCACAAGGCCAACCTGAGCAGCACACAAAATTTCAACAGCGTGGCCCTGAGCAGTGATGCAGCGTTGTCTGCTATCTTCAGTCCCCAGCCCATTTTTCCCACCTCTCTTTCAATCACCCAGCCATCCAGCTCCAGCCCTAACACGGAAGGAGCTGACATCTCCAGCTCCTCACCTGATGGCATGCCACAGCTGGGGAACACGCAGCCTTCCACCTCACATCCCACAGGGGTGACactcagcagccagcagcagggacagctgcCTGCCACCAACATTGAGGACCTCCTCCTGAGGCTGCAGGACAGGCACGTGCAGAGCTTGCTGCACAcaatgcagcagctgctgaccATGGGAAAGGCAGTGAtggaggaagagctgcaggctgctgccctgAGGCTGCTGGTGGCCCTGAACAATGCAAGTGTGTCTCAGAGGGCAACCAACACAgagcatggaagaaaaaagtga